In the Elizabethkingia bruuniana genome, CATTACTTTTTCTTCGAAAACGTAAGCGCCGGACTTAGGTGATTTAACCATTTTAACCACTTTAGTCATTTTTTTAGAAGATGTCTGAAGGGTTGCTACAACTTTCTTAGCCATTGTCTTATTATTTTAAGAAGTTATTTAATTTCTTTATGAACAGTATACTTCTTCAAAACAGCGTTGAATTTCTTCAACTCTAATCTTTCAGTTGTATTCTTTTTGTTTTTTGTTGTGATGTATCTTGACATCCCCGGCATTCCGGATTCTTTATGCTCAGTGCACTCTAATATTACTTGCACTCTATTACCTTTCTTTGCCATTTTCTAATTATTTAATAAATCCGTTTCTAGTAGCTCTTTCAATAGCTTCCTCAACACCAATCTTGTTAATAACTCTCAATCCGTGAGCAGATACTTTCAAAGTAACGTGCTTCTCTTGCTCCGGAAGGTAAAATTTCTTTTCCAATAAATTAATCTCAAAGCGTCTTTTGGTCTTATTATTGGCGTGAGAAACGTGGTTCCCGACCATTGCACGCTTACCTGTTATCTGGCAAATTTTTGACATATCTTTAGTCTTTTACTACTTATTCAAATTGAAGTGCAAAATTATGTATTTTTTTTCAAACACACAAAGTTTTATATTTTATTTTCCTGAAAATCTTTTCAAGAT is a window encoding:
- a CDS encoding DUF4295 family protein, yielding MAKKVVATLQTSSKKMTKVVKMVKSPKSGAYVFEEKVMNADEVDAYLKK
- the rpmG gene encoding 50S ribosomal protein L33 translates to MAKKGNRVQVILECTEHKESGMPGMSRYITTKNKKNTTERLELKKFNAVLKKYTVHKEIK
- the rpmB gene encoding 50S ribosomal protein L28, whose amino-acid sequence is MSKICQITGKRAMVGNHVSHANNKTKRRFEINLLEKKFYLPEQEKHVTLKVSAHGLRVINKIGVEEAIERATRNGFIK